A stretch of the Drosophila sulfurigaster albostrigata strain 15112-1811.04 chromosome 2L, ASM2355843v2, whole genome shotgun sequence genome encodes the following:
- the LOC133842871 gene encoding receptor-type tyrosine-protein phosphatase kappa isoform X2, whose protein sequence is MTAATTTAGNGSASGGGGGGGGTTKQGNKHRSRSSARYDDVERQQRKSRAIVSIPNTIKLSMLNSGLLSFERIKLEARDENNSLSKTIPNGPIDVRHFLKLCDLRRKFPVLYKLEFQTAAKVETNTCRHAMKKNNQEKNQNPKCIPYDYNRVVLQKLTGVADSDYVNASYVDSLLKPNAYIVTQGPVEETVNAYWRMVWQENISAIVMLTKTFDFAKVMCVQYWPPNMEVHETYGDIHINIVREEQLANFHIRTFRLYKKGEQGEVTDERLILQFHYTEWYSHSCPFSNALLEFRRRVRLVVGNIIKDEDDVDMRGPILVHCSDGGGRSGVYMSIDANLELAEEEESFNVFGYLKKLRQSRKGLVENVEQYKFIYDTLEEHIICGKTWFPVSELSDRLKAKARRNSGTKMNEYQAEYDQICKQTPRFTIGDCAGGHRADNREKNRDVLCVPPDNFRPYLTSFQGNAFTDYINSVFVDGYTKPREYIVTEWPMKHTLGEFWSLVYDHECSAVVVLCQPPSQSQQYPSFWPNKSKMEKYGPVFSVHYVMSKSYTNIKQWEFKINKKIVSLTEMMAGVKAPTRTVQLFQLTCWPMGHKVPSSTNSLVYLMNMVEIWRNKVDYGPVCVVSPDGRSRAGVYCAANACIEQVIQHGEVDVFQAVKTVRRHRPQLVENMTEYKYCYDLVLHYVLHFLNKKD, encoded by the coding sequence atgacagcagccacaacaacagctggcAATGGCAGTGCgagtggcggcggtggcggtggcggtggcaccACAAAGCAGGGCAACAAACACAGGTCGAGGTCATCTGCACGCTACGATGACGTGGAGCGACAACAGCGAAAAAGTCGCGCCATCGTCTCCATACCGAACACCATCAAGCTGAGCATGCTCAACAGCGGTCTGCTCTCCTTTGAACGGATCAAACTCGAGGCGAGGGACGAGAACAATTCCCTCTCGAAGACCATACCCAATGGACCCATCGATGTGCGGCATTTTCTCAAGCTATGCGATCTGCGACGCAAATTCCCGGTACTCTACAAGCTGGAGTTTCAAACGGCCGCCAAGGTGGAGACAAACACTTGTCGGCATGCGATGAAGAAGAACAATCAGGAGAAGAATCAGAATCCCAAGTGCATTCCATATGATTACAATCGTGTTGTCCTACAGAAGCTAACGGGTGTCGCCGACTCCGACTATGTGAATGCCTCCTACGTGGACAGTCTGCTCAAGCCCAATGCATACATTGTGACCCAAGGTCCCGTCGAGGAGACTGTTAACGCCTATTGGCGCATGGTGTGGCAGGAGAACATCAGTGCCATTGTGATGCTAACGAAGACCTTTGATTTCGCCAAAGTGATGTGTGTGCAGTACTGGCCACCCAACATGGAGGTGCACGAGACCTATGGCGATATACACATCAATATTGTGCGCGAAGAGCAGTTGGCCAACTTTCACATACGCACCTTTCGGCTGTACAAGAAGGGCGAACAGGGCGAAGTGACCGACGAGCGTTTGATCCTGCAATTTCACTACACCGAATGGTATTCTCATTCGTGTCCCTTTTCGAATGCGCTGCTCGAGTTTCGGCGTCGCGTGCGTCTCGTTGTGGGCAACATTATCAAGGACGAGGACGATGTGGATATGCGTGGCCCGATTCTAGTGCATTGCAGTGATGGTGGCGGTCGGTCCGGTGTCTACATGTCCATCGATGCCAACTTGGAGCTGGCCGAGGAGGAGGAATCCTTCAACGTTTTCGGCTACCTCAAGAAGTTGCGGCAATCGCGCAAAGGACTCGTCGAGAATGTGGAACAATACAAGTTCATTTACGACACGCTCGAGGAGCACATCATATGCGGCAAGACCTGGTTTCCCGTCTCCGAACTCTCCGATCGCCTCAAGGCGAAGGCGCGTCGCAATTCGGGCACCAAGATGAACGAATACCAAGCCGAATACGATCAGATCTGCAAACAGACGCCACGTTTCACCATCGGCGATTGTGCGGGCGGACATCGAGCCGATAATCGTGAAAAGAATCGCGATGTCCTCTGCGTGCCGCCCGACAATTTCCGACCGTATCTGACCAGTTTCCAGGGCAACGCCTTCACCGACTATATCAACTCGGTGTTTGTCGATGGCTATACGAAGCCACGCGAATACATTGTCACCGAGTGGCCCATGAAGCATACGCTCGGTGAATTCTGGTCCCTGGTCTATGATCACGAATGCTCCGCCGTTGTCGTGTTGTGTCAGCCcccgtcgcagtcgcagcagtATCCATCGTTCTGGCCGAACAAGTCGAAAATGGAGAAATATGGGCCCGTGTTTAGTGTACACTATGTGATGTCCAAGAGCTATACGAACATCAAGCAATGGGAATTCAAGATCAATAAGAAGATCGTCTCGCTAACGGAAATGATGGCCGGCGTCAAGGCGCCGACACGAACGGTGCAGCTCTTTCAGCTGACATGCTGGCCGATGGGGCATAAGGTGCCAAGCTCAACCAATTCGCTGGTGTATCTAATGAATATGGTCGAGATCTGGCGCAACAAGGTCGACTATGGACCCGTCTGTGTTGTCTCGCCCGATGGTCGCAGTCGTGCCGGCGTTTATTGTGCGGCCAACGCGTGCATCGAGCAGGTCATACAGCACGGCGAAGTCGATGTCTTTCAGGCGGTCAAGACCGTCCGACGACACCGTCCACAGCTCGTCGAGAATATGACCGAGTACAAGTACTGCTACGATCTCGTGCTCCACTACGTTCTTCACTTTCTCAACAAAAAGGATTGA
- the LOC133842871 gene encoding receptor-type tyrosine-protein phosphatase kappa isoform X1 — protein MMTTQQQLAAAAASTESAAAAAAAATTTTEAEAEAEAEAVAENGNSNNMTAATTTAGNGSASGGGGGGGGTTKQGNKHRSRSSARYDDVERQQRKSRAIVSIPNTIKLSMLNSGLLSFERIKLEARDENNSLSKTIPNGPIDVRHFLKLCDLRRKFPVLYKLEFQTAAKVETNTCRHAMKKNNQEKNQNPKCIPYDYNRVVLQKLTGVADSDYVNASYVDSLLKPNAYIVTQGPVEETVNAYWRMVWQENISAIVMLTKTFDFAKVMCVQYWPPNMEVHETYGDIHINIVREEQLANFHIRTFRLYKKGEQGEVTDERLILQFHYTEWYSHSCPFSNALLEFRRRVRLVVGNIIKDEDDVDMRGPILVHCSDGGGRSGVYMSIDANLELAEEEESFNVFGYLKKLRQSRKGLVENVEQYKFIYDTLEEHIICGKTWFPVSELSDRLKAKARRNSGTKMNEYQAEYDQICKQTPRFTIGDCAGGHRADNREKNRDVLCVPPDNFRPYLTSFQGNAFTDYINSVFVDGYTKPREYIVTEWPMKHTLGEFWSLVYDHECSAVVVLCQPPSQSQQYPSFWPNKSKMEKYGPVFSVHYVMSKSYTNIKQWEFKINKKIVSLTEMMAGVKAPTRTVQLFQLTCWPMGHKVPSSTNSLVYLMNMVEIWRNKVDYGPVCVVSPDGRSRAGVYCAANACIEQVIQHGEVDVFQAVKTVRRHRPQLVENMTEYKYCYDLVLHYVLHFLNKKD, from the coding sequence ATGATgacaacacagcagcaacttgcggcagcagcagcgtcgacTGAgtcggcggcagcggcagcagcagcagcgacgacgacgacagagGCCGAGGCAGAAGCAGAGGCCGAGGCAGTGGCAGagaacggcaacagcaacaacatgacagcagccacaacaacagctggcAATGGCAGTGCgagtggcggcggtggcggtggcggtggcaccACAAAGCAGGGCAACAAACACAGGTCGAGGTCATCTGCACGCTACGATGACGTGGAGCGACAACAGCGAAAAAGTCGCGCCATCGTCTCCATACCGAACACCATCAAGCTGAGCATGCTCAACAGCGGTCTGCTCTCCTTTGAACGGATCAAACTCGAGGCGAGGGACGAGAACAATTCCCTCTCGAAGACCATACCCAATGGACCCATCGATGTGCGGCATTTTCTCAAGCTATGCGATCTGCGACGCAAATTCCCGGTACTCTACAAGCTGGAGTTTCAAACGGCCGCCAAGGTGGAGACAAACACTTGTCGGCATGCGATGAAGAAGAACAATCAGGAGAAGAATCAGAATCCCAAGTGCATTCCATATGATTACAATCGTGTTGTCCTACAGAAGCTAACGGGTGTCGCCGACTCCGACTATGTGAATGCCTCCTACGTGGACAGTCTGCTCAAGCCCAATGCATACATTGTGACCCAAGGTCCCGTCGAGGAGACTGTTAACGCCTATTGGCGCATGGTGTGGCAGGAGAACATCAGTGCCATTGTGATGCTAACGAAGACCTTTGATTTCGCCAAAGTGATGTGTGTGCAGTACTGGCCACCCAACATGGAGGTGCACGAGACCTATGGCGATATACACATCAATATTGTGCGCGAAGAGCAGTTGGCCAACTTTCACATACGCACCTTTCGGCTGTACAAGAAGGGCGAACAGGGCGAAGTGACCGACGAGCGTTTGATCCTGCAATTTCACTACACCGAATGGTATTCTCATTCGTGTCCCTTTTCGAATGCGCTGCTCGAGTTTCGGCGTCGCGTGCGTCTCGTTGTGGGCAACATTATCAAGGACGAGGACGATGTGGATATGCGTGGCCCGATTCTAGTGCATTGCAGTGATGGTGGCGGTCGGTCCGGTGTCTACATGTCCATCGATGCCAACTTGGAGCTGGCCGAGGAGGAGGAATCCTTCAACGTTTTCGGCTACCTCAAGAAGTTGCGGCAATCGCGCAAAGGACTCGTCGAGAATGTGGAACAATACAAGTTCATTTACGACACGCTCGAGGAGCACATCATATGCGGCAAGACCTGGTTTCCCGTCTCCGAACTCTCCGATCGCCTCAAGGCGAAGGCGCGTCGCAATTCGGGCACCAAGATGAACGAATACCAAGCCGAATACGATCAGATCTGCAAACAGACGCCACGTTTCACCATCGGCGATTGTGCGGGCGGACATCGAGCCGATAATCGTGAAAAGAATCGCGATGTCCTCTGCGTGCCGCCCGACAATTTCCGACCGTATCTGACCAGTTTCCAGGGCAACGCCTTCACCGACTATATCAACTCGGTGTTTGTCGATGGCTATACGAAGCCACGCGAATACATTGTCACCGAGTGGCCCATGAAGCATACGCTCGGTGAATTCTGGTCCCTGGTCTATGATCACGAATGCTCCGCCGTTGTCGTGTTGTGTCAGCCcccgtcgcagtcgcagcagtATCCATCGTTCTGGCCGAACAAGTCGAAAATGGAGAAATATGGGCCCGTGTTTAGTGTACACTATGTGATGTCCAAGAGCTATACGAACATCAAGCAATGGGAATTCAAGATCAATAAGAAGATCGTCTCGCTAACGGAAATGATGGCCGGCGTCAAGGCGCCGACACGAACGGTGCAGCTCTTTCAGCTGACATGCTGGCCGATGGGGCATAAGGTGCCAAGCTCAACCAATTCGCTGGTGTATCTAATGAATATGGTCGAGATCTGGCGCAACAAGGTCGACTATGGACCCGTCTGTGTTGTCTCGCCCGATGGTCGCAGTCGTGCCGGCGTTTATTGTGCGGCCAACGCGTGCATCGAGCAGGTCATACAGCACGGCGAAGTCGATGTCTTTCAGGCGGTCAAGACCGTCCGACGACACCGTCCACAGCTCGTCGAGAATATGACCGAGTACAAGTACTGCTACGATCTCGTGCTCCACTACGTTCTTCACTTTCTCAACAAAAAGGATTGA